A single window of Nicotiana sylvestris chromosome 3, ASM39365v2, whole genome shotgun sequence DNA harbors:
- the LOC138888038 gene encoding protein PXR1-like, translated as MAKIRVEVDLLKPLPQSVFVGQEYEDSPLKGYAQKLEYEGVLKYCKHCRKIEQEGRKVDESSNEKVPKLPSSENNQIQQHDNQQQEKNCHKISKEKKKKTKKKKTKKLPKKSKVVFKPVNSKRREENASATKQNDFSRQAIEESILSPMSKNNVSQKDPNDKKVSPHSSEKQVESNEKEEL; from the exons ATGGCGAAAATTCGAGTAGAAGTGGACCTCCTAAAGCCACTTCCTCAGAGTGTTTTTGTAGGCCAAGAATACGAAGACTCCCCTCTCAAAGGCTATGCACAGAAATTGGAATATGAAGGAGTCCTAAAATACTGCAAGCACTGTAGGAAAATTG AGCAAGAAGGGAGGAAGGTCGATGAAAGTAGCAATGAAAAGGTCCCAAAACTTCCAAGTTCAGAAAATAACCAAATACAACAACACGACAATCAGCAACAAGAAAAAAATTGCCACAAAATTagtaaggaaaaaaagaagaagactaaGAAGAAGAAGACCAAAAAATTACCTAAAAAGAGCAAAGTTGTGTTTAAACCTGTCAATagtaaaagaagagaagaaaatgcTTCAGCAACAAAACAGAACGATTTCTCGAGACAAGCCATTGAGGAAAGTATTCTGAGCCCTATGTCAAAGAACAATGTCTCCCAAAAAGATCCAAATGATAAAAAAGTCAGTCCTCATTCTAGTGAGAAGCAGGTTGAGAGCAACGAAAAGGAGGAATTATAG
- the LOC138888039 gene encoding uncharacterized protein, giving the protein MMKSLSINVPLVEAPEQMSSYAKFLKDFVTKKRSMDCETIKMTHQVSEIVHSMAPKLEDPSAFTIPCTIGSVDFAKALYDLGANYEVPIILGRPFIAIGKALVDVEAWELTFWVGDEKAVFRVCKSMKQPNSYKVCSFVDLVTAVIVDDTSVMINVEDPLEETIFGS; this is encoded by the exons atgatgaagagcttatccattaacgtgcctttggtggaggctccaGAACAAATGTCGAGCTATGCTAAATTCCTGAAGGACTTCGTGACAAAGAAAAGGTCCATGGACTgcgaaactatcaagatgacccaccaagttagtgaaatagtgcactcaatggccccAAAGCTAGAAGATCcaagtgctttcaccattccttgcaccattgggagtgttgactttgcaaaagctctatatGATTTGGgtgcaa attatgaggttccaatCATTTTGGGAAGACCTTTCATTGCtattgggaaggccttagttgatgtagaAGCATGGGAACTCACCTtctgggtgggtgatgagaaagcgGTCTTTcgtgtgtgcaagtcaatgaagcaaccCAACAGTTATAAGGTTTGCtcctttgtggaccttgtcacggcagtgatagttgatgataccagtgtaatgatcaacgtggaggaccctctagag GAAACTAtatttggatcttga